In Paenibacillus guangzhouensis, a single window of DNA contains:
- a CDS encoding complex I subunit 4 family protein: MIANFPILTLIALSPLLGVLILLFMPQEKSRAMKVIAIASTVLTLGLTIWLYAAYDYSTKGTAYEENVRWIHIALNKEFMADQFASYSIQFNYHLAVDGISLLLVLLTAIVSVMAALASFHIKKRTKMYFILFLLLEVGMFGVFMARDLFLFFLFFEVTLVATYFLIGIWGYGGRERAANKFLIYNGFGSALMLIAFTLLIATAGFTADTAANAQGHYMYSGSLSTIMQNLLDPNSYVNMKPEQMTNAFYMSEGMQTTIFVLLLVAFGIKLPFFPFHTWMLKVHNEAPPAVVMIHSGILLKMGAYGLIRFGLFLFPHQAESWSTTLAILGVVNILYGAVLALVQREFKLVLAYSSISHMGVVLLGLSALNEVGLQGAMYQMISHGFISALFFLIVGSLYERTRTTQLDELGGLARSVPFMSGILLIAGLASLGLPGLSGFVGEFLSFLGLFSTMKVVAVVGALGIILGAVYVLRGVLGITYGPMEDRYIGIRDARLIEAIPMIALTALIVLLGVYPTVLVDPLQHSFDQFLQFIKVGG, encoded by the coding sequence ATGATTGCGAATTTTCCGATTCTTACGCTCATCGCCTTGTCTCCGCTGCTCGGGGTACTCATTTTATTATTCATGCCGCAAGAGAAGAGCAGAGCGATGAAAGTGATTGCCATCGCTTCGACGGTGCTCACACTAGGTCTCACCATATGGCTGTACGCAGCTTACGATTATAGTACGAAGGGCACGGCCTATGAAGAGAATGTACGATGGATCCATATCGCGCTGAACAAAGAGTTCATGGCCGATCAATTTGCATCGTACAGCATTCAATTTAATTATCATCTAGCCGTTGACGGCATCTCGCTTCTGCTCGTCCTTCTGACGGCGATCGTGAGCGTCATGGCTGCGCTTGCGTCGTTCCATATTAAGAAGCGGACGAAAATGTACTTTATTTTATTCTTGCTTCTTGAAGTGGGCATGTTCGGCGTATTCATGGCAAGAGACTTGTTCTTGTTCTTCTTGTTCTTCGAAGTCACCTTGGTCGCGACGTACTTCTTAATCGGGATTTGGGGTTACGGCGGCCGCGAACGCGCGGCGAACAAGTTCTTGATCTATAACGGATTCGGCTCGGCACTTATGCTGATTGCATTTACATTATTAATTGCAACCGCGGGATTCACGGCCGATACAGCTGCGAATGCGCAAGGGCATTATATGTATTCCGGCAGCTTATCGACGATTATGCAGAACCTGCTGGACCCGAACTCCTATGTCAATATGAAGCCGGAACAAATGACCAATGCTTTCTATATGTCGGAAGGCATGCAGACGACGATATTCGTCTTGCTGCTCGTCGCATTCGGTATTAAGCTTCCATTCTTCCCATTCCATACGTGGATGCTCAAGGTCCATAATGAAGCGCCTCCAGCTGTCGTTATGATTCACTCGGGTATTCTGCTCAAGATGGGTGCGTACGGTCTCATTCGGTTCGGACTATTCTTATTCCCGCACCAAGCGGAATCGTGGTCAACGACGCTAGCGATTCTCGGGGTTGTCAATATTCTATATGGTGCCGTGCTCGCACTCGTCCAACGAGAGTTCAAGCTTGTACTAGCATATTCGAGTATCAGCCATATGGGCGTTGTGCTTCTAGGACTTTCGGCACTGAATGAAGTTGGTCTGCAAGGCGCGATGTATCAGATGATCTCGCACGGATTTATCTCGGCCCTGTTCTTCTTGATCGTCGGTAGTCTGTATGAACGGACACGTACGACGCAGCTGGATGAGCTGGGCGGACTTGCACGAAGTGTGCCTTTCATGAGCGGCATCCTGCTTATTGCCGGTCTTGCGTCTTTAGGATTGCCGGGACTATCGGGATTCGTCGGCGAATTCCTCTCCTTCCTCGGATTGTTCAGTACGATGAAAGTCGTTGCGGTAGTCGGGGCACTGGGGATTATTCTCGGCGCTGTCTACGTTCTGCGAGGGGTGCTAGGCATCACCTATGGTCCGATGGAAGATCGTTATATCGGGATCCGCGATGCTCGTCTAATTGAGGCCATTCCGATGATCGCATTGACTGCCTTGATCGTATTGCTCGGCGTCTACCCTACGGTACTCGTTGATCCGCTGCAGCACAGCTTTGACCAATTTCTACAATTCATCAAGGTAGGAGGTTAG